In the genome of Amphiura filiformis chromosome 4, Afil_fr2py, whole genome shotgun sequence, one region contains:
- the LOC140150986 gene encoding LOW QUALITY PROTEIN: uncharacterized protein (The sequence of the model RefSeq protein was modified relative to this genomic sequence to represent the inferred CDS: inserted 1 base in 1 codon) — protein sequence MCDYPVVTTKLSDLISDEELSDSDNASKTRMNLNIGFAESSSKIIEYIDTLKQRSKDLAAQKTSRVDLNDSEDSIDKKGGGVDSDKTTVDINHSKSLSHSSCANEVKNINQEIHGSSDDNMSKRFGLLFQKGVRTTRGDKAVLPHLKSGISLKPEYEESSFIEVDEDHFAEDDKSDSLETPKQGQSTSTSISDESELGARADPVGESFDGNMAAVISEKGLINANMTTTSEEDGKAANKPTVKETNDSQSNQSGGSLKVNNIATSKISEQNGDISTNCEQIQPEAIKKDEDTKDNGGGDEKAETPSMLQERSKSDVSNHTTGDRDSESDASLKGHNEQKADSSHGISNEDKKKKKTTKSNAKKDPIGARATRSSLLRAKSVPHSDLSARKTSRTDSISSDESERLFKSPHPPPKDPVLDPSSDFKTSEQWQNLKESQKTEAKNKLIAKKEFSEKYRKHGIPKRVPSMVGSNIPRHHQSLMSIASTVANEQASKNILKPEFNPFGNPSDKYLTPLQQKEKVIRDLQTYVTKLEETIALQGDEIANFQDEKEESLQFMAAEKDAEMDEIYQEVKKLEDEKDDVTDQLKKTEESVEEEKETIASLHAKIAMMEIERDEXEEVHKRNYFQMYQKGREAQLIEQEEDLVCHAMKNPGNAPNKQLVHRLEKTEKQLDRLRQTFRDEAYSKVPHMGSESEAQVELLKSAVFYYLTDCQPDINLLTMLSMLNYSEVQKKNIIRHLEKKKK from the exons ATGTGCGATTATCCTGTAGTCACAACTAAACTCTctgatttgatatcagatgaaGAGTTGTCCGATTCAGATAATGCTAGTAAGACACGGATGAACTTGAATATTGGATTTGCAGAAAGCAGTTCTAAGATTATTGAATATATAGATACCTTAAAACAGCGGAGCAAAGATTTAGCTGCTCAGAAAACAAGCAGGGTTGATTTGAACGACAGTGAAGACTCAATTGATAAAAAAGGTGGTGGTGTTGATTCTGACAAAACTACTGTAGATATCAATCATAGTAAATCTTTGAGTCATTCAAGTTGTGCAAATGAAGTTAAGAATATCAATCAAGAGATTCACGGATCATCAGATGACAATATGAGTAAAAGATTTGGATTGCTATTCCAAAAAGGAGTTCGTACTACCAGAGGCGATAAGGCCGTTCTTCCACATTTGAAATCTGGAATTAGTCTTAAACCAGAGTACGAAGAATCATCATTTATTGAAGTAGATGAAGATCATTTTGCAGAAGACGACAAGTCCGATAGTTTAGAAACTCCAAAGCAGGGCCAATCGACCTCGACCTCAATATCTGACGAGAGTGAACTGGGAGCAAGAGCCGATCCAGTTGGTGAATCTTTTGATGGTAACATGGCCGCCGTCATCTCTGAAAAAGGATTGATTAACGCTAACATGACAACAACATCGGAGGAAGATGGAAAAGCTGCAAACAAACCTACCGTGAAAGAGACTAATGATTCACAATCTAACCAATCAGGTGGGAGTTTAAAGGTCAACAATATTGCAACTTCCAAGATTTCAGAGCAAAATGGAGATATTTCCACTAATTGTGAGCAGATACAACCAGAGGCTATCAAGAAAGATGAAGATACAAAGGATAATGGTGGTGGGGATGAGAAAGCTGAGACACCATCTATGCTTCAGGAGAGGTCCAAGAGTGATGTCAGTAATCATACAACAGGTGATAGGGATTCTGAAAGTGATGCCAGCTTGAAGGGACACAATGAACAAA AAGCAGACTCCTCACATGGAATCAGCAatgaagacaaaaagaaaaagaagaccaCCAAAAGTAATGCGAAAAAAGATCCAATAGGAGCACGAGCAACAAGATCTTCCCTACTGCGAGCTAAAAGTGTACCTCATTCTGACCTAAGCGCAAGGAAGACGAGCAGAACTGATAGTATCAGCAGCGATGAATCCGAGAGATTGTTCAAATCACCTCATCCACCACCAAAAGACCCCGTACTAGATCCTAGCAGTGATTTTAAAACTTCTGAACAATGGCAGAATCTAAAAGAGTCGCAAAAAACAGAAGCAAAGAATAAGCTTATCGCTAAAAAAGAATTTTCTGAAAAataccgtaaacatggtattCCAAAACGAGTACCCTCTATGGTTGGATCCAACATTCCTAGGCATCACCAAAGTTTAATGAGCATTGCCAGCACAGTCGCAAACGAACAAgcttccaaaaacattttgaaacctGAATTTAATCCGTTTGGCAACCCTAGTGATAAGTACTTGACACCCCTCCAACAGAAAGAGAAGGTGATTCGAGATTTACAGACCTACGTGACGAAGCTGGAAGAGACAATTGCTTTACAAGGGGATGAAATTGCAAACTTTCAAGATGAAAAAGAAGAGTCTTTGCAGTTTATGGCAGCTGAGAAAGATGCAGAAATGGACGAAATTTACCAAGAAGTTAAG AAACTAGAAGATGAAAAGGATGATGTTACAGACCAGTTGAAAAAGACAGAAGAATCTGTAGAAGAGGAGAAAGAAACGATTGCTAGCCTCCATGCAAAGATTGCCATGATGGAGATAGAGAGAGATG AGGAAGAGGTGCATAAACGAAACTACTTCCAGATGTACCAGAAG GGTCGCGAAGCACAACTGATTGAACAAGAAGAAGATCTTGTCTGTCACGCCATGAAAAATCCCGGTAATGCACCAAATAAACAACTCGTCCACCGATTAGAAAAGACCGAAAAACAACTTGACAGACTGCGTCAGACTTTTCGCGATGAGGCATACAGCAAGGTACCTCATATGGGCAGCGAATCAGAAGCACAGGTGGAGTTACTGAAGAGCGCTGTGTTTTACTACCTGACGGATTGTCAACCTGATATAAACCTCCTCACAATGCTGTCCATGTTGAATTACAGCGAGGTGcaaaagaaaaatattattaGACATCtggagaaaaagaagaaatga